From the genome of Vicia villosa cultivar HV-30 ecotype Madison, WI linkage group LG2, Vvil1.0, whole genome shotgun sequence, one region includes:
- the LOC131649114 gene encoding uncharacterized protein LOC131649114 — MALGIYGIVLFPNIVDFIDMSAIHIFIMKNPVHTFLGDVYHSVHHKNSQRRGLVKCCAPLLYQWFRSHLPDRGAFVETKSTSRWDGRIMGLVAKDNVWYNKGLDEAEIIFGCGKFDNVPLMGLRGGINYNHVLAMRTFRYSFTSPPVEKEIVDSLFYHLVTNAGKMEEVVQAWKNVHRKDKTHLGKKYCATYVDYVVWVKFVAKAQGMPFPPKDPLYPPSSEQPTTVSMPYFNHVVNQNRNLTTKMEMVLIYMNIDRQEKLVISHQLKQKEKELERLYGRGSTSQKKSQTLVDSKAVAT; from the coding sequence ATGGCCTTGGGGATATATGGTATAGTGTTGTTTCCGAATATCGTGGATTTCATTGACATGAGTGCCATCCACATATTTATCATGAAAAATCCAGTGCATACATTTCTGGGAGATGTTTATCATTCTGTTCATCACAAGAATAGCCAAAGAAGGGGGTTAGTAAAGTGTTGTGCACCACTGTTGTATCAATGGTTCAGATCACATCTTCCCGATCGTGGTGCTTTTGTTGAAACTAAGAGCACGTCAAGATGGGATGGTAGAATCATGGGACTTGTTGCCAAGGATAATGTTTGGTACAACAAAGGGCTAGACGAAGCAGAGATTATTTTTGGTTGCGGAAAGTTTGATAATGTGCCTCTGATGGGCTTAAGGGGAGGAATCAATTATAACCATGTCTTAGCTATGAGGACTTTTCGGTATTCCTTCACTAGTCCTCCTGTTGAAAAGGAAATTGTTGATTCTCTATTTTATCATTTGGTTACTAATGCTGGTAAGATGGAAGAAGTTGTGCAAGCTTGGAAGAACGTTCACCGGAAGGATAAAACGCATTTGGGTAAAAAATATTGTGCGACGTATGTGGATTATGTTGTATGGGTGAAATTTGTGGCTAAGGCTCAAGGGATGCCTTTCCCTCCTAAGGATCCTTTATATCCCCCATCTTCTGAGCAACCCACAACTGTTTCCATGCCTTACTTTAATCATGTGGTGAACCAAAACAGAAACCTGACTACAAAGATGGAAATGGTGCTTATCTACATGAATATCGATCGACAAGAGAAACTTGTGATTTCCCATCAGTTAAAGCAGAAAGAAAAAGAGCTCGAAAGATTGTATGGCAGAGGGAGTACCTCTCAAAAGAAATCTCAAACTCTTGTTGATTCTAAAGCTGTTGCAACTTAG
- the LOC131650806 gene encoding potassium transporter 6-like, with product MDLEGGRARRNSSKKDSWRTVLTLAYQSLGVVYGDLSISPLYVFRSTFGEGIGHSNTNEEIFGVLSLVFWSVTLVPLVKYVFIVLKADDNGEGGTFALYSLLCRHAKVNSLPNCQLADEELYEYKKDSCGGGGAGVSSDRGFAFRLKSTLEKRKVLQKILLILALIGTCMVIGDGVLTPALSVFSAISGFELSMSKEHHAYVEVPVACIILVGLFALQHYGTHRVGFLFAPIVIIWLFCISAIGLYNIFFWNPQIYRALCPIYALRFIRKTQTGGWMALGGVLLSITGSEAMFADLGHFSQLSIQIAFTSVVYPSLILAYMGQAAYLSRHHDVEHAYHFGFYVSVPENLRWPVLVIAVFAAVVGSQAIITGTFSIIKQCSALNCFPRVKVVHTSSKIHGQIYIPEINWLLMLLTLAVTIGFRNTQHLGHASGLAVITVMLVTTCLMSLVIVLCWNQNVLFALTFVLFFGTIESLFFSASLTKFLQGAWVPIALAFVFMTVMYVWHFGTLKKYEFDVQNKVSINWLLGIGPSIGIVRVRGVGLIHTDLVSGIPVIFSHFVTNLPAFHQILVFLCIKHVPVPHVRPDERFLVGRVGPKNFRLYRCIVRYGYRDIHKDDVEFENDLLCSIAEFIRTGSTEVSANDEIEKIERMTVVGTYSSQTISRRGENGDNNVDNLDSEETSSELKEIKSPQVIQQKKQVRFLVPESPKIELEAKEELEEVIEAREAGIAYIIGHSYMNAKPGSSTIKKIAINFVYEFLRRNSRAPSFVLGVPHASSLEVGMMYQV from the exons ATGGATCTGGAAGGTGGAAGAGCTCGTCGAAATTCTTCAAAG AAAGATTCATGGAGGACTGTTCTGACACTGGCTTATCAGAGTCTTGGAGTTGTTTATGGAGATTTAAGCATTTCGCCTTTGTATGTATTTAGAAGCACTTTTGGTGAGGGAATTGGTCACTCGAATACGAATGAAGAGATTTTCGGTGTTTTGTCTTTGGTGTTTTGGTCTGTGACACTGGTTCCTTTAGTTAAATATGTTTTCATAGTGTTGAAAGCTGATGATAATGGTGAAGGAGGTACTTTTGCGCTTTACTCTTTGTTGTGTAGACATGCTAAGGTCAACTCTCTTCCTAATTGTCAATTGGCGGATGAGGAACTGTATGAGTATAAGAAAGACTCTTGTGGTGGTGGAGGTGCTGGTGTTTCGTCGGATAGAGGTTTCGCGTTTCGGCTTAAGTCGACGCTCGAGAAACGCAAGGTTTTGCAGAAGATTTTGCTTATTCTTGCTTTGATAGGTACTTGTATGGTTATTGGTGATGGTGTCCTTACACCTGCTCTTTCAG TTTTCTCGGCCATATCAGGATTTGAGCTTTCAATGTCCAAGGAACATCATGCGT ATGTAGAAGTTCCAGTTGCATGCATCATATTGGTAGGCTTGTTTGCGCTTCAACACTATGGCACGCATAGGGTTGGGTTCTTGTTTGCTCCGATAGTTATCATATGGCTATTTTGTATCAGTGCCATTGGACTATATAATATTTTCTTCTGGAACCCTCAGATATACCGTGCACTCTGTCCAATTTATGCTTTACGATTTATAAGGAAAACTCAGACTGGAGGTTGGATGGCTCTTGGCGGTGTTTTGCTGTCCATAACAG GATCAGAAGCCATGTTTGCTGATCTTGGTCACTTCTCGCAATTATCAATCCAG ATTGCTTTCACTTCTGTGGTTTATCCATCTTTAATTCTTGCGTATATGGGGCAAGCTGCTTATCTATCAAGACATCATGACGTTGAGCATGCATATCACTTTGGGTTTTATGTATCTGTTCCAG AGAACTTGAGATGGCCTGTTCTTGTAATAGCCGTATTTGCTGCTGTTGTGGGAAGCCAAGCCATCATAACCGGAACATTCTCAATTATCAAGCAATGTTCTGCATTAAATTGCTTCCCAAGAGTTAAAGTGGTTCACACATCGTCCAAAATTCACGGTCAAATATATATCCCGGAGATCAATTGGCTATTGATGCTCCTGACCTTGGCTGTTACTATTGGTTTCAGAAACACACAGCATCTCGGTCACGCCTCAG GTTTGGCAGTTATCACAGTGATGTTGGTCACTACCTGTCTGATGTCACTGGTTATTGTACTATGCTGGAACCAGAATGTTCTCTTTGCGCTCACATTTGTTCTCTTTTTCGGCACCATTGAGTCACTCTTCTTCTCCGCTTCTCTTACAAAATTCCTACAAGGAGCATGGGTGCCGATTGCACTGGCATTTGTATTTATGACTGTTATGTATGTCTGGCATTTTGGCACACTCAAAAAGTACGAATTTGATGTTCAAAACAAGGTTTCCATCAACTGGCTACTCGGTATAGGTCCAAGCATAGGCATCGTACGAGTGCGTGGTGTCGGCCTTATACATACAGACCTAGTATCCGGTATTCCTGTTATTTTCTCCCATTTTGTGACCAACCTGCCAGCCTTCCATCAAATCCTAGTCTTTCTCTGCATCAAACACGTGCCCGTTCCGCACGTTAGACCCGACGAAAGGTTTCTAGTCGGCCGCGTAGGTCCGAAAAACTTCAGACTCTATCGCTGCATAGTAAGATACGGATACCGCGATATCCACAAAGACGATGTTGAGTTTGAAAACGATCTCTTATGCAGCATAGCCGAATTCATACGCACCGGAAGCACTGAAGTATCTGCAAACGACGAGatagaaaaaattgaaagaatgACAGTTGTTGGAACATATTCTTCACAAACCATTTCAAGGAGAGGCGAAAATGGAGATAATAATGTCGATAACTTGGACTCAGAAGAGACATCATCAGAGCTTAAAGAGATAAAGTCACCACAAGTGATTCAACAGAAGAAACAGGTGAGGTTTTTAGTACCTGAGAGTCCAAAGATTGAGTTAGAAGCAAAGGAAGAGTTAGAGGAAGTAATTGAAGCTAGAGAAGCTGGAATAGCTTACATTATAGGACATTCATACATGAATGCTAAACCAGGGTCTAGTACTATAAAGAAAATAGCTATTAATTTTGTGTATGAATTTCTAAGGAGGAATAGTAGAGCACCCTCCTTTGTACTTGGTGTACCTCATGCATCATCATTAGAAGTTGGGATGATGTACCAAGTTTAG